From Humisphaera borealis, the proteins below share one genomic window:
- a CDS encoding OB-fold protein — MSQTHLPAPGGRPKSSALLIGVAIGVLVIAGAGVIWMMMLNKPAPVATQPSEPAKPVAVVLDGPAIEADATALINLFKDKQEEAEAKYNGKVVDVTGSISAKLDGNLDGTRAIALEGGVQRFAGVRCVLKEANYFQLADLERGETVTIRGRCEGLTTDVVLRDCAVIRKVP; from the coding sequence ATGTCGCAAACGCACCTGCCTGCGCCCGGCGGTCGCCCGAAGTCGTCCGCGTTGTTGATCGGGGTGGCAATTGGCGTGCTGGTCATCGCCGGCGCGGGCGTCATCTGGATGATGATGCTGAACAAGCCCGCGCCCGTCGCAACGCAGCCGTCAGAGCCCGCCAAGCCAGTCGCTGTCGTTCTTGACGGGCCTGCGATCGAAGCCGACGCAACCGCACTCATCAATCTCTTCAAAGACAAGCAGGAAGAGGCCGAGGCAAAGTACAACGGCAAAGTCGTCGACGTAACGGGCTCGATCAGCGCGAAACTGGACGGAAATCTCGACGGCACGCGGGCAATCGCGCTCGAGGGCGGAGTCCAGCGTTTTGCCGGGGTCCGGTGCGTCTTGAAGGAGGCGAACTATTTCCAGTTGGCCGACCTGGAGAGAGGCGAGACCGTCACCATTCGGGGGCGTTGCGAGGGCTTGACGACCGATGTCGTCCTTCGAGATTGCGCGGTGATCCGAAAAGTTCCCTGA
- a CDS encoding glycine cleavage system protein R, whose product MKQWIVTAVGPDRPGLVGELTGHLHAGKANLLDSRMVNLRGQFAIVLLLEAAETDGAALADSLPQSAESMGLKLFIAPQYGQARTAGGVPYRLKTYSSDQPGIVHRVTDLLRSHGVNIEDLSTRQESAAFAGTPLFTMDLLITLPAGVPVRKIRADLEALCDQINCDVDLEPA is encoded by the coding sequence ATGAAGCAGTGGATTGTAACGGCGGTCGGGCCCGATCGTCCGGGCCTGGTGGGAGAACTGACGGGACATCTGCACGCGGGAAAGGCCAACCTGCTGGATTCGCGAATGGTCAACCTCAGGGGCCAGTTCGCAATCGTGCTCTTGTTGGAAGCCGCCGAAACCGACGGAGCGGCTCTCGCAGACAGCCTCCCCCAATCTGCAGAGTCGATGGGGCTCAAGCTTTTCATCGCTCCCCAGTACGGGCAGGCGAGGACGGCCGGCGGCGTGCCGTATCGGCTCAAGACTTACTCGTCGGACCAACCCGGCATCGTTCATCGCGTGACCGACCTGCTGCGGTCGCACGGCGTGAACATCGAGGACCTCTCGACCCGCCAGGAATCCGCCGCCTTCGCCGGCACGCCTCTGTTCACGATGGACTTGCTGATCACGCTCCCCGCCGGCGTTCCCGTTCGCAAGATCCGGGCGGATCTGGAGGCGCTCTGCGATCAGATCAACTGTGATGTGGACCTGGAACCGGCATAG
- a CDS encoding sulfotransferase domain-containing protein → MPAALPRKSRELHNHHFDSTIWNDLKFRNDDIVIGTYAKSGTTWMQQIIAQMLLGPDPELAVADMSPWVDLRVPPKEVKLPMIEAQTHRRFLKTHLPVDALVFSPKAKYIYIGRDGRDVVWSMYNHHANANQMWYDALNLTPGRVGPPIERPPADIVQYWRDWMAKDGHPFWPFWENIRTWWEIRELPNVLLVHFSDLKRDMAGQMRKIAAFLNIPVNEDRFPEIREYCSFNWMKQNATKSVPLGGAFWDAGAEVFINKGENRRWADVLPEAESRKYEAKAVEELGAECARWLSQGSHV, encoded by the coding sequence ATGCCCGCCGCCCTTCCGCGGAAGTCCCGCGAGCTCCACAACCACCATTTCGATTCCACGATCTGGAACGACCTGAAGTTTCGCAACGACGACATCGTCATCGGCACGTATGCCAAGAGCGGCACGACCTGGATGCAGCAGATCATCGCCCAGATGCTGCTCGGCCCTGATCCCGAGCTGGCCGTCGCGGACATGTCGCCGTGGGTGGACCTTCGCGTCCCGCCGAAGGAAGTAAAACTGCCGATGATCGAGGCGCAGACGCATCGGCGTTTCCTCAAGACGCACCTGCCGGTCGACGCGCTGGTCTTCTCGCCGAAGGCCAAGTACATCTACATCGGCCGTGACGGGCGCGACGTCGTCTGGAGCATGTACAACCACCACGCCAACGCCAACCAGATGTGGTACGACGCGCTGAACCTGACTCCCGGCCGCGTCGGCCCGCCGATCGAGCGACCGCCGGCGGATATCGTTCAGTACTGGCGCGACTGGATGGCGAAGGACGGGCACCCGTTCTGGCCGTTCTGGGAGAACATCAGAACGTGGTGGGAGATCCGCGAACTTCCGAATGTGCTGCTCGTTCACTTTTCCGATCTGAAACGCGACATGGCCGGGCAGATGCGGAAGATCGCCGCCTTCCTGAACATTCCCGTCAACGAAGACCGTTTTCCCGAAATCCGTGAATACTGTTCGTTCAACTGGATGAAGCAGAACGCGACCAAGAGCGTTCCACTGGGCGGTGCGTTCTGGGATGCCGGTGCAGAGGTGTTTATCAATAAGGGCGAAAACCGCCGGTGGGCGGACGTGTTACCCGAGGCTGAGTCGCGCAAGTATGAAGCGAAGGCGGTTGAAGAACTGGGGGCGGAATGTGCACGTTGGCTCTCCCAGGGATCGCACGTGTAG
- a CDS encoding DJ-1/PfpI family protein — protein sequence MPKVLIPIGDATEVLDTLYPYYRLPEDGFEAIIAGPEARQYHGVMHEIPPGENIPWDITREQPAYHVKASVAFRDVNPADYAGLFISGGRAPEYLRYDQDLLRITRHFFEKNKPVAIVCHGVEIAAAAGCLKGRTSTTVAKCALDITSFGGTYRGDPIVIDGNMVSGRTWHDNTELMKQFIKMLKAAI from the coding sequence GTGCCCAAAGTACTGATTCCCATCGGGGATGCCACCGAAGTGCTCGACACCCTCTATCCCTACTACCGCCTGCCGGAGGACGGATTTGAGGCGATCATCGCGGGGCCCGAGGCGCGGCAGTACCACGGCGTGATGCACGAGATTCCGCCGGGCGAAAACATCCCCTGGGATATCACCCGAGAACAGCCTGCCTACCACGTCAAGGCGAGCGTCGCGTTCCGCGATGTGAACCCCGCCGATTACGCGGGGCTGTTCATCTCCGGCGGGCGCGCCCCGGAATACCTTCGCTACGATCAGGACCTGCTGCGAATCACCCGGCACTTCTTCGAGAAGAACAAACCCGTCGCGATCGTCTGTCACGGCGTTGAAATCGCCGCCGCCGCCGGTTGTCTGAAGGGTCGCACGTCGACGACGGTCGCCAAGTGCGCGCTCGACATCACGAGCTTTGGCGGAACCTACCGGGGCGATCCGATCGTGATCGACGGCAACATGGTCAGCGGCCGAACCTGGCACGACAACACGGAACTGATGAAGCAGTTCATCAAGATGTTAAAAGCAGCGATCTGA
- a CDS encoding S1 family peptidase, whose amino-acid sequence MHLSPLRLGWWLSTAVIALASHAVDAGTIRDDRDPALYTSLASDPAYQSVGLLQVSVFEEGQPAVGSATLVAPDWVLTAAHVVEGGRAINFTVGGQTYVANRWVSHPKYTGNLITGYDLALVQLSQAVSDVVPAQIYRKRKERTSLATFVGFGRTGNGLTGDITDDRLKRAGTNIVDGQLKRDNKGFLKVIEKLPSTARTFAVDFDSPSNPLESRMGSELPTDLEYLISRGDSGGGVFIDDPNDLSGPLLAGIHSFGEIFDERDDSDYGDLTGHTRVSSYKGWIDKTITQAGFQRKLNFITPTVSTPSAFSDPTARSLPATAIPEPAATLSLLASATILALRRRQRA is encoded by the coding sequence GTGCATCTATCACCGTTGCGACTCGGCTGGTGGCTATCAACGGCCGTCATCGCTCTGGCGAGCCATGCCGTCGACGCGGGCACCATTCGCGACGACCGCGACCCGGCCCTCTACACGAGCCTGGCATCCGATCCCGCCTATCAATCCGTCGGCCTCCTCCAAGTCAGCGTTTTTGAAGAAGGCCAGCCCGCTGTCGGCTCGGCAACCCTCGTCGCTCCGGATTGGGTGCTTACCGCCGCCCATGTCGTTGAAGGGGGCCGCGCAATCAACTTTACCGTCGGCGGTCAGACCTACGTGGCCAACCGATGGGTGAGCCACCCCAAGTACACCGGCAACCTGATCACGGGCTACGACCTGGCGCTGGTGCAGTTGTCGCAAGCGGTCTCCGATGTGGTCCCCGCCCAGATCTACCGTAAGCGGAAGGAACGCACGTCGCTCGCCACGTTCGTCGGCTTCGGCCGCACCGGCAACGGGCTGACGGGCGACATCACCGACGACCGGCTCAAGCGGGCAGGCACCAACATCGTCGATGGTCAGCTCAAGCGCGACAACAAGGGCTTTCTAAAAGTCATCGAGAAACTGCCGTCCACCGCGCGAACCTTCGCCGTTGATTTCGACTCCCCTTCGAATCCGCTGGAAAGCCGAATGGGATCCGAGCTTCCGACCGACCTGGAGTACCTGATATCCCGCGGCGACAGCGGCGGGGGCGTGTTCATCGACGATCCCAACGACCTGTCCGGTCCACTACTTGCCGGCATCCATTCCTTCGGCGAAATCTTCGACGAACGCGACGACTCCGACTACGGCGATCTCACCGGACACACCCGTGTTTCCAGCTACAAAGGTTGGATCGACAAAACCATCACGCAGGCGGGATTCCAGCGAAAGCTCAACTTCATCACCCCGACCGTGAGCACACCGTCGGCGTTCAGCGACCCGACGGCAAGGTCACTCCCGGCGACGGCGATTCCGGAGCCGGCAGCGACCTTGTCCCTTCTGGCCTCGGCGACAATACTCGCACTCCGCCGCCGGCAACGGGCGTGA
- a CDS encoding prepilin-type N-terminal cleavage/methylation domain-containing protein, whose amino-acid sequence MRHGSFMAARSRRSLQRCGFTLIEILIVVIILGILASIVIPQFAKASGDSSNATFVHDLKLIARLIVVQQHQSGHWPVDQTPGVFPPEMAGKIDPGDWMKGTPIGGKWDYDAGVFGVIAGVSVELPDRTPAQMLEIDRMIDDGDLTTGAFRQRTNGYMYVLME is encoded by the coding sequence ATGCGTCACGGCTCGTTCATGGCGGCTCGATCCAGGCGGTCTCTTCAGCGTTGCGGCTTCACGCTGATCGAAATCCTCATCGTCGTCATCATCCTCGGGATTCTGGCGAGCATCGTCATCCCGCAGTTCGCCAAGGCATCGGGAGATTCCTCAAACGCGACTTTCGTCCACGACCTCAAGCTCATCGCGCGGCTGATCGTCGTCCAGCAGCATCAGAGTGGCCATTGGCCCGTCGACCAGACGCCCGGTGTTTTCCCACCCGAGATGGCGGGAAAAATCGACCCCGGCGACTGGATGAAAGGTACGCCCATCGGCGGGAAGTGGGACTATGACGCAGGTGTTTTCGGCGTCATCGCCGGCGTGAGTGTCGAGCTACCAGACCGAACCCCCGCACAAATGCTGGAGATCGATCGCATGATCGACGACGGCGACCTGACCACCGGTGCTTTCCGCCAACGAACCAACGGCTATATGTACGTGCTCATGGAGTAG
- a CDS encoding glycogen/starch/alpha-glucan phosphorylase yields the protein MRVPLPLGNDALALQESFIDHLQYTLAELPKHIDSEWEPYVALVLAVRDRMIERWIKTQDAYYEQDAKRVYYMSLEFLMGRTMGNSLVNMGLLDQTTKALHQLGYKLEELRDAEWDAGLGNGGLGRLAACFLDSMATMGYPSYGYGIRYDYGIFHQRIVNGQQVETPDAWLRYGNPWEIARSGDKFTVNFNGRVNTYVDGNGKLTNEWVDTRAVLATPYDTPIPGFGGKTVNTLRLWSAKAVNDFNFEDFNEGDYVRSVEKRAQSESISRVLYPNDNTLRGKELRLAQEYFFCAATLQDVIRRYKKRYHMYDEPRGLKTFDRFAEKTAIQLNDTHPALAIPELMRILIDLEGLGWEEAWDITTNTFAYTNHTVMPEALERWPVAMMAYLLPRHLQIILEINSRFLALVRERFPGDDARLSRMSIIEEGSEQRVRMATLAMVGSHSVNGVAALHTDILKAELFRDFYEMWPDKFSNKTNGVTQRRWLLKCNPGLANLISGVAGRGWITDLFELRKLEPLAEDPAFQEKWRAVKRVNKLLLARLIQSKYRKQGKQITLNPDSLFDCQVKRMHEYKRQLLNVLHVITLYNQIKDNPNADHTPRTVIFGGKAAPGYYTAKLIIRLINAVGDVVNNDPVVGDRLKVAFMPDYRVSLAEVIFPASDLSEQISTAGTEASGTGNMKFALNGALTIGTMDGANIEIREEVGDDNIFIFGLTAEQVNEVKQHYNPWDYYNSNGQLKRVLDMIGSGYFSGGDATVFAPIVDSLLYGGDRYLLLADYASYIECQQRVSQMYRDPHEWTKRSILNVARMGKFSSDRVIKQYAEEIWNAVPVDVR from the coding sequence ATGCGCGTTCCCCTGCCGCTCGGTAACGATGCCCTGGCGCTGCAGGAAAGTTTCATCGATCACCTGCAATACACCCTCGCCGAGCTCCCCAAGCACATTGACAGCGAGTGGGAGCCCTACGTGGCGCTCGTGCTGGCGGTGCGGGATCGCATGATCGAGCGCTGGATCAAGACACAGGACGCGTACTACGAACAGGACGCCAAGCGTGTGTATTACATGTCCCTGGAGTTCCTGATGGGCCGCACCATGGGTAACAGCCTGGTGAACATGGGGCTGCTGGACCAGACCACCAAGGCGCTGCATCAGCTGGGCTACAAGCTGGAGGAACTCCGCGACGCCGAGTGGGATGCCGGCCTTGGCAACGGCGGCCTTGGCAGGCTTGCGGCGTGCTTTCTGGATTCCATGGCGACGATGGGATATCCGTCCTACGGCTATGGCATCCGCTATGACTACGGCATCTTCCACCAGCGGATTGTCAACGGCCAGCAGGTCGAGACGCCCGACGCCTGGCTCCGCTACGGCAACCCCTGGGAGATCGCCCGTTCCGGCGACAAGTTCACCGTCAACTTCAACGGCCGGGTCAACACCTATGTCGATGGTAACGGCAAACTGACCAACGAATGGGTCGACACACGCGCCGTTCTGGCGACACCCTACGACACGCCGATCCCCGGCTTTGGCGGGAAGACCGTCAACACGCTTCGGCTCTGGAGCGCCAAGGCCGTCAACGACTTCAACTTCGAGGACTTCAATGAGGGGGACTACGTCCGCTCGGTCGAGAAGCGGGCGCAGTCCGAGAGCATCAGCCGGGTGCTTTACCCCAATGACAACACCCTGCGCGGCAAGGAACTGCGGCTGGCCCAGGAGTATTTCTTCTGCGCCGCCACGCTCCAGGACGTCATTCGGCGTTACAAGAAGCGATATCACATGTATGACGAGCCGCGCGGCCTCAAGACCTTCGACCGCTTCGCTGAAAAAACCGCGATCCAGCTCAACGACACACATCCGGCGCTGGCCATCCCCGAGTTGATGCGGATCCTGATCGACCTCGAAGGGCTGGGCTGGGAAGAGGCGTGGGACATCACCACCAACACCTTTGCCTATACCAATCACACCGTCATGCCGGAAGCGCTTGAGCGCTGGCCCGTGGCGATGATGGCGTACCTGCTTCCCAGGCACCTGCAAATCATCCTGGAAATCAATTCGAGGTTCCTGGCCCTGGTCCGCGAGCGGTTCCCGGGCGATGACGCGCGTCTGAGCCGCATGTCGATCATCGAGGAAGGCTCCGAGCAGCGCGTCCGTATGGCCACGCTGGCGATGGTCGGCAGCCACAGCGTCAATGGCGTCGCCGCCTTGCACACCGACATCCTCAAGGCCGAACTATTCCGCGATTTCTATGAAATGTGGCCGGACAAGTTCAGCAATAAGACCAACGGCGTGACCCAGCGGCGGTGGCTGCTCAAGTGCAACCCGGGTTTGGCAAATCTGATCTCCGGCGTCGCCGGTCGGGGTTGGATTACCGACCTCTTTGAGCTTCGCAAGCTCGAACCGCTCGCCGAAGACCCCGCATTCCAGGAGAAGTGGCGGGCGGTGAAGCGCGTGAACAAGCTCCTGCTCGCCCGGCTGATTCAGTCCAAGTACCGCAAGCAAGGAAAGCAGATCACGCTCAACCCGGACTCGCTGTTCGATTGCCAGGTCAAGCGAATGCACGAGTACAAGCGGCAACTGCTCAATGTGCTTCACGTCATCACGCTCTACAACCAGATCAAGGACAATCCCAACGCAGACCACACGCCCCGCACGGTGATTTTCGGCGGCAAGGCCGCCCCGGGCTACTACACCGCGAAGCTCATCATCCGACTGATCAACGCCGTGGGCGATGTCGTGAACAACGATCCCGTGGTGGGCGACCGCTTGAAGGTCGCGTTCATGCCGGACTACCGAGTGTCGCTCGCCGAGGTCATCTTCCCGGCGTCGGACCTCTCGGAGCAAATCTCAACCGCCGGCACCGAAGCGTCGGGCACCGGTAACATGAAGTTCGCGCTCAACGGCGCGCTGACCATCGGCACGATGGACGGTGCCAACATCGAGATTCGCGAAGAGGTCGGCGACGACAACATTTTCATCTTCGGCCTCACCGCCGAGCAGGTGAACGAAGTCAAGCAGCACTACAACCCCTGGGATTACTACAACAGCAACGGGCAGCTCAAGCGCGTCCTCGACATGATCGGCAGCGGCTATTTCAGCGGCGGCGACGCGACGGTGTTCGCGCCAATTGTTGACTCGCTTCTTTACGGCGGCGACCGGTACCTGCTCCTGGCCGACTATGCGTCTTATATCGAGTGCCAGCAGCGTGTTTCGCAGATGTATCGTGACCCCCACGAGTGGACCAAGCGCTCGATTCTAAATGTCGCGCGGATGGGCAAGTTCTCCAGTGACCGCGTTATCAAGCAGTACGCCGAGGAGATCTGGAACGCCGTGCCGGTGGACGTTCGTTAG
- a CDS encoding coiled-coil domain-containing protein: protein MRDTPDPSVHRQRQQQFVARAQKILEDERCTLDTNAGRKSVVGYYRDVTPGDNAIGVKQKMIELGLFDRELQRKMPSGMTLDITLSSKTIFGGKQAAGRMRVVTLSPNESLLKGEPARPLNRDEVARALQSMPPSLGGVPQTVVLVSTSGFAGDALGLAERRPGGPVILAEINDAGGWTIHAPPGYEDLASQLDPETLSQKQERVRQEIDAGADLFTGGVSAEKVSERLHLPQTLVEEVLREHAQKNPGLATGTFEGKLVLYRAGMSAPADAIGENMPFWEKVKGIFGRGEESRDKKVTRLAQEKALLGQQRDKAYTEIELVEKKEQELTKQFPEATPLAQKRIATEISQLRKRVERIQQLVSTIDKKINIIETGVHNLEMESHLSKEKLESLESVATASEEVDVGMATLDQLNEQADSVSVVGSELSMGANDVLAELQAKFAEKPAAAAQPGERTTTGPTKSPATAERATNTPPPIPAERRKMPGAAEPG from the coding sequence ATGCGCGACACTCCCGATCCCAGCGTCCACCGCCAGCGACAGCAGCAGTTCGTCGCCCGAGCCCAGAAGATCCTGGAGGACGAGCGATGCACCCTTGATACCAATGCCGGCCGTAAGTCGGTCGTCGGTTACTACCGCGACGTCACGCCCGGCGACAATGCGATCGGCGTCAAGCAGAAAATGATCGAGTTGGGCCTGTTCGACCGGGAGCTGCAGCGGAAAATGCCATCGGGGATGACGCTCGACATCACATTGTCGAGCAAAACGATCTTTGGCGGTAAACAGGCGGCGGGGCGGATGCGGGTGGTGACCTTGTCGCCGAACGAATCCCTTCTCAAAGGTGAGCCCGCCCGCCCCCTGAACCGCGACGAAGTCGCCAGGGCGTTGCAGTCGATGCCGCCTTCGTTGGGTGGCGTGCCGCAGACGGTCGTGCTGGTGAGTACTAGTGGCTTTGCCGGCGATGCCCTTGGCCTGGCCGAACGCCGACCCGGCGGGCCTGTCATCCTTGCCGAGATCAACGACGCCGGCGGCTGGACCATCCATGCCCCACCCGGCTACGAGGACCTCGCCAGCCAGCTCGACCCCGAAACACTCAGTCAGAAGCAGGAACGCGTCCGACAGGAGATTGACGCCGGGGCAGACCTTTTCACCGGCGGCGTGTCAGCCGAGAAGGTGTCCGAGCGGTTACATCTTCCCCAGACTCTGGTGGAAGAGGTGCTCCGCGAACATGCCCAGAAGAACCCGGGCTTGGCGACGGGCACCTTTGAAGGCAAACTGGTGCTATACCGAGCGGGAATGTCGGCCCCGGCCGACGCCATTGGAGAGAACATGCCGTTCTGGGAAAAAGTCAAAGGCATCTTCGGTCGCGGCGAGGAAAGCCGTGATAAGAAGGTCACCCGCCTGGCACAGGAAAAAGCCCTGCTCGGCCAGCAGCGCGACAAGGCGTACACCGAGATCGAGCTGGTCGAGAAGAAGGAGCAGGAGCTGACCAAGCAGTTCCCCGAGGCCACGCCACTGGCACAGAAGCGCATCGCGACCGAAATCAGCCAGCTCCGCAAGCGTGTCGAACGAATACAGCAGCTCGTCTCGACGATCGACAAGAAGATCAACATCATCGAAACCGGTGTGCACAACCTGGAGATGGAATCGCACCTCTCCAAGGAGAAGCTGGAATCGCTGGAAAGCGTGGCGACGGCGTCGGAAGAAGTCGATGTCGGCATGGCGACGCTCGACCAGCTCAACGAGCAGGCCGATTCCGTGAGCGTGGTCGGCTCGGAACTGAGCATGGGCGCGAATGACGTCCTGGCGGAGCTGCAGGCCAAGTTCGCCGAGAAACCCGCCGCCGCGGCACAACCCGGCGAACGGACCACCACCGGCCCGACCAAGTCGCCGGCAACCGCCGAGCGGGCCACGAACACGCCCCCGCCCATCCCCGCCGAAAGGCGGAAGATGCCAGGTGCCGCCGAGCCGGGATGA
- a CDS encoding 3'-5' exonuclease family protein translates to MPEIYVSTDCETDGPIPGPNSMLSFASAAFTADKKLVSTFSANLDLLPGATGDPKTMEFWRSQPKAWEACRTDTRPPEVVMTEYVAWLRSLPGKPVFVGYPVAFDFLFVYWYLIRFAGESPFSHSALDIKTMAMVMLGKPYRDATKRNMPSRWFDETPHTHVALDDAIGQGQLFCNMLAELRSVKR, encoded by the coding sequence ATGCCAGAAATCTACGTCAGCACCGACTGCGAAACCGACGGCCCGATCCCCGGGCCCAACTCGATGCTCTCCTTCGCCTCGGCCGCCTTCACCGCCGACAAGAAACTCGTCAGCACGTTCTCGGCCAATCTTGACCTGCTACCCGGTGCCACCGGCGATCCGAAGACGATGGAGTTCTGGCGGTCGCAACCGAAGGCTTGGGAAGCGTGCCGCACCGATACACGCCCGCCCGAAGTCGTCATGACCGAGTACGTCGCCTGGCTCAGAAGCCTGCCGGGCAAACCGGTGTTTGTCGGGTATCCCGTCGCGTTCGATTTCCTGTTCGTCTACTGGTACCTCATCCGCTTCGCCGGCGAGAGCCCTTTCAGCCATTCGGCGCTGGACATCAAGACGATGGCGATGGTCATGCTCGGCAAGCCGTACCGCGACGCGACCAAGCGCAACATGCCCAGCCGCTGGTTCGACGAAACGCCGCACACGCATGTCGCCCTCGACGATGCGATTGGGCAGGGGCAACTCTTTTGCAACATGCTGGCGGAGCTGCGTTCGGTCAAGAGGTGA
- a CDS encoding AAA family ATPase, with protein MTLGFVVGKFYPPHRGHKYLIDIARRQVDELIVMLCHHPSQKIPGELRRDWLREIHPDCQIHLVPDELEDDSRQWADFTVRYLGRSPDVVFSSESYGPVFASLMGSRHVMVDQPREAVPISGTRVRRSPLDYLDRLEPCVRAHFVRRVVLIGAESTGKTTLAARLADRFDTLWVPEYGREYWQKKVAGLSMDGELPGWTSDEFAQIAGEQQRRENDAARAANKVLFCDTNAFATGTWHERYVGHRDSEVDAIGNRDRVDLYLLPIPDFPFVQDGFRDGEHIRDWMHRRFVDQIASRRTAVVLLTGPLERRLEEAAIAVESLLKTPFDL; from the coding sequence ATGACGCTCGGTTTTGTCGTCGGCAAGTTCTATCCGCCACATCGCGGCCACAAGTATCTGATTGACATCGCGCGGCGACAGGTTGATGAACTGATCGTGATGCTCTGCCATCATCCGAGCCAGAAGATCCCCGGTGAGTTGCGTCGTGACTGGCTTCGCGAGATTCACCCTGACTGCCAGATTCACCTTGTCCCTGACGAACTCGAAGATGACAGCCGGCAGTGGGCGGACTTTACGGTTCGCTACCTCGGGCGGTCACCGGACGTGGTCTTCAGCAGCGAGAGCTACGGCCCGGTCTTCGCGAGCCTGATGGGGTCGCGACACGTGATGGTCGATCAGCCGCGAGAGGCCGTGCCGATTTCTGGTACCCGGGTTCGGCGATCGCCGCTGGATTACCTCGATAGGTTGGAGCCGTGCGTCCGGGCTCATTTTGTTCGGCGGGTGGTGCTGATAGGTGCCGAATCGACAGGCAAGACGACGTTGGCCGCTCGGCTGGCGGATCGGTTCGACACGCTATGGGTGCCCGAGTACGGCCGCGAGTACTGGCAGAAGAAGGTTGCCGGCCTGTCGATGGATGGAGAGTTGCCCGGCTGGACCAGCGATGAGTTTGCCCAGATCGCCGGCGAACAACAGCGGCGGGAAAACGATGCCGCTCGGGCGGCGAACAAGGTTCTCTTCTGCGATACCAATGCTTTTGCGACGGGCACCTGGCACGAGCGGTATGTCGGCCATCGCGATTCGGAGGTGGACGCCATCGGGAACCGCGATCGCGTGGATCTCTACCTGTTACCGATACCCGATTTTCCGTTCGTGCAGGACGGATTTCGCGACGGCGAACACATTCGCGACTGGATGCACCGCCGATTCGTTGACCAGATTGCATCGCGGCGGACAGCGGTGGTCCTGCTCACCGGGCCCCTTGAACGGCGTCTGGAAGAGGCCGCAATAGCGGTCGAATCGTTACTGAAGACGCCGTTCGATCTCTGA
- the pnuC gene encoding nicotinamide riboside transporter PnuC — MDLSPQNDSTPTAPPTLRIGRDGLVLATLTVAASVLAATMYLGGLAGWLEAVAFISGAVCVWLTVRENVWNFPIGLLNVAVFAVVFFRVGLYGDAGLQIVYFVLGVIGWYLWLYGGQRRTALTISRVSRQEAIVVTIVGIALTILLWQTLHLLGGSASFWDALTTSLSLCAQWLLNRKRLESWYCWIAVDLIYIPLYLYKDLRLTSLLYAIFLCMATMGFLQWRARSRALLRATTDRSAPPPQASAEAAI; from the coding sequence ATGGATCTGTCGCCCCAGAACGATTCAACCCCTACCGCCCCGCCGACTTTGCGAATCGGCCGCGACGGCTTGGTATTGGCCACCCTCACGGTCGCGGCGAGCGTGCTGGCAGCGACGATGTACCTCGGCGGACTGGCGGGATGGCTCGAGGCGGTCGCGTTCATCTCCGGCGCGGTATGCGTCTGGCTGACGGTCCGAGAGAATGTCTGGAACTTCCCAATCGGGCTCCTCAACGTCGCCGTCTTCGCCGTCGTGTTTTTTCGCGTTGGCCTCTACGGCGATGCCGGGTTGCAGATCGTGTATTTCGTGCTCGGCGTGATCGGGTGGTACCTCTGGCTTTACGGCGGCCAGCGTCGAACGGCGCTCACCATCAGCAGGGTTTCACGACAGGAGGCGATCGTCGTCACGATCGTCGGCATTGCCCTGACGATACTGCTTTGGCAGACGCTCCATCTTTTGGGTGGTTCGGCGTCGTTTTGGGATGCCCTCACCACCTCGCTCAGTCTTTGTGCGCAGTGGTTGCTCAATCGAAAGCGACTCGAAAGTTGGTATTGCTGGATCGCTGTCGATCTGATTTACATTCCACTCTACCTCTACAAGGACCTGCGTCTGACATCGTTGCTGTACGCCATCTTTCTTTGCATGGCCACGATGGGCTTTCTGCAGTGGAGGGCTCGCTCTCGGGCACTCTTACGGGCGACGACCGACCGTAGCGCTCCCCCGCCGCAAGCCTCGGCCGAGGCGGCGATATGA